A segment of the Echinicola strongylocentroti genome:
TCATTTCATAATGCTTGATAGAATTTAGGGTTAGGATAGGCTTTGTTTGGCTGATCAAGTGGATTTTTACATAATCTTTAAATCCTTCAAAATAGGAAATGTCTTTTAGGTTAATTTTAACAGTGCTGTGCTCCACTTTGGCAAAAATAAAACCATTATGGTCATTATGGGACAAGGACTCTTGGGGCTGCTTGCCAATGTTATCCATGCCCCGATCCGACTGGTTAAAGATTTTACTTACCGCTTGAAAAAAACGATCAAAACTTATAGGCTTGAGCAAATAATCAACTGCATTGATCTCGAATCCTTTAACAGCATATTCACTATATGCCGTTGTAAAGATCACTTTTGGTTTATGGGGCAAGCCTTCATAAAATTTGATCCCGTTGATGTCGGGCATGTTGATATCCAAAAAAATAAGGTCCACTTTATTGCGCATGATACAGTCCATGGCCTGAATGGCTGTATTGTATTTACCCTGTAAGTTTAGCATAGGGATCTTGGAAATATAATCTTCCAAAATATCGATGGCCAAGGTTTCGTCGTCAATTATGATGCAATTGATATTCATTTCCGGATGGTTAAAAAACTCTTAAAAGTACTGTTTTCATAGATTTGTTTGAAGCTATGTTTGTTTGGATAAAGCAATTCCAACCGTTTTTTTAAATTCGTAATCCCCACTCCTTCCGTATTGGTATTGATAAAAACGCCGTCTTTTTGCTTTCCAACACTGTTGATGACAGAGAGCAAAATTTCCTTTTGGTTTTCTTTGATAGAAATCATGATAAAAGAGGGAGATAAATAGGTGATTCCATGTTTAAAGGCATTTTCTATCAGGGTAATAAAGAGCAAAGGCTCGATGGGGTACTGTTCATTTTCTATCAAGAATGAACAATTTATTTTAGGGGCCACTTCTGGGTGATATTTCAGTTTTTCCAAACTCACGTAATTCTTGATAAATGTGACTTCCTGCCCCAAGAATACTTTGTCCTTTCCGGACTCATAGAGCACGTACCGCAACATATCAGAAAGCAATAGGATCGCGGGGGTGGTTTCTTCTGATTTCTTCCTTGCAAGAGAATAAATATTGTTTAAAGCATTAAATAAAAAGTGCGGATTCAGCTGGTTTTTAAGAAAGTTTAACTCCTTGGTGATTTTTTGTTTCTCAAGCTCTTCATATTTCTTTTTCTCTTTTTCGAATTGTAATATCAATTCAATGCTCGTACCCAACCCCATGATCATCAAGAAGCGGATCAGCGAAGGCATGATAAAATGAAAGTCCATAAAAGACTTCTTAAACTCCCTCATTTTATTGGGCATATGTTTGGGCATCATTTCGGAAGGAGCTTCCCTTAGATAGTGGTGAAGCCATACGAAAACGACCATGAATACCAGTAAAAAAAGGGTATACTGAAGGTATTTACTCTTTAAAATGAAATTGGGTATAAGCCAAACGATATTGATCACATAAAAAAAAA
Coding sequences within it:
- a CDS encoding sensor histidine kinase, which gives rise to MLKIKQKDVLKVIIHLLVLGIIISPALSLLTDTIRPISLFYFSITNISLLFFYVINIVWLIPNFILKSKYLQYTLFLLVFMVVFVWLHHYLREAPSEMMPKHMPNKMREFKKSFMDFHFIMPSLIRFLMIMGLGTSIELILQFEKEKKKYEELEKQKITKELNFLKNQLNPHFLFNALNNIYSLARKKSEETTPAILLLSDMLRYVLYESGKDKVFLGQEVTFIKNYVSLEKLKYHPEVAPKINCSFLIENEQYPIEPLLFITLIENAFKHGITYLSPSFIMISIKENQKEILLSVINSVGKQKDGVFINTNTEGVGITNLKKRLELLYPNKHSFKQIYENSTFKSFLTIRK
- a CDS encoding LytR/AlgR family response regulator transcription factor, giving the protein MNINCIIIDDETLAIDILEDYISKIPMLNLQGKYNTAIQAMDCIMRNKVDLIFLDINMPDINGIKFYEGLPHKPKVIFTTAYSEYAVKGFEINAVDYLLKPISFDRFFQAVSKIFNQSDRGMDNIGKQPQESLSHNDHNGFIFAKVEHSTVKINLKDISYFEGFKDYVKIHLISQTKPILTLNSIKHYEMSLFSKGFIRIHKSYIVSIDQIENISRNKVKLNKKDIFITIGESYRDFFYELVVRKNL